A portion of the Psilocybe cubensis strain MGC-MH-2018 chromosome 10, whole genome shotgun sequence genome contains these proteins:
- a CDS encoding Histone-lysine N-methyltransferase, H3 lysine-36 specific has translation MTDLYPMLKREGSQSPTSKPSLSHLNGHDLSGSLRTKNESLAATPLSSPAISAPTTMEVNVKSEHDLTHDVASPSQSPTLVADPTPQNFKASRSPSPLPSTTDAASPKSVSPPLTAPPKSGKKAPAAPIQLIGDLPIAREEAVRTFNEIFDNNYQYKTLGRSREALESMICDCTYEHDVPVPLHLRFQRKEYANIEIVLTEKKGYGLRAEEKLPKDTFIYEYVGDVVNPVSFKKRMREYAEEGIRHFYFMMLQKDEFIDATKSGGIGRFANHSCNPNCYVAKWTVGEHVRMGIFAKRDIERHEELTFNYNVDRYGHQAQECFCGEPMCVGYIGGKTQTDSDIVTMDDLYLDALGITDEQDLIELKGTKKKKGKKIDDPDFMPTLKPVTEKEVPKVVQAIRQTTSRKVLSKLLSRIKACFSMTEDQAALRQIMRLRGYSLMTNVLEDHSEDMELITLVCSPALECMKTWPLVNRNKVQDSKVHVPVEACAALENEVVKTLAQAPSIRYDLLIPAKRTPAPDLSPSNVEKKEKKKTDYVIYKKLLEPVVEPKPAPVRKRFDAPDWRLAPPEKKPRLPTAEDLALEEAIKQRQIERNKQYILELKAKNDSIKAIIASAAEEKAAAEAALVAAAAEEKAKAEAAAEKAARRKERAERKVSMTAEDKEAMKEKRLMKLVGAVVVKCMSKHSKSFDRDSFKKHAKDLTQIISEKEKKSSSYKENKLDALSDEKVVKIKKFAKEYIHKIIRKLEKQNKPHSSSTSTAHDTPSTSTHTPNSHDGDRHSFAVPVSVEEAMEMDIDSEDDEDMEVAEGARSREHSGPMTPPGPPPTWADEEDDDDSHHPLAGRRGPMTPPGRPSYLDEEGERDESLSARISSRRKAVSPPGRSASSWALDEDVSMADARYPGSITMDPRRHLPPPTTTSRS, from the exons ATGACAGACCTATACCCAATGCTGAAGCGAGAAGGGAGCCAGAGCCCGACATCTAAGCCCAGCTTGAGCCATCTAAACGGCCATGACCTGTCGGGGTCACTCCGCACCAAAAACGAGTCCTTAGCTGCGACTCCTTTGTCCTCTCCTGCCATTTCGGCTCCCACAACCATGGAGGTCAACGTCAAGTCCGAGCACGACCTAACTCACGACGTCGCCTCGCCTTCACAGTCACCTACGCTTGTCGCCGACCCCACACCTCAAAATTTCAAGGCGTCCCGCTCACCCAGCCCTCTGCCCTCAACAACCGATGCCGCATCCCCAAAGTCGGTATCTCCACCGCTCACAGCACCACCCAAGTCTGGAAAAAAGGCTCCTGCTGCACCCATCCAGCTCATTGGTGACCTTCCTATTGCCCGAGAGGAGGCTGTGAGAACGTTCAATGAGATTTTTGACAACAATTATCAATACAAGACGCTGGGGCGCTCTAGAGAGGCCCTTGAGAGCATGATTTGCGATTGTACATATGAGCACG ATGTGCCCGTGCCACTCCACCTCAGGTTCCAACGCAAAGAATACGCCAACATTGAAATCGTACTGACTGAGAAAAAGGGTTATGGATTGCGAGCAGAGGAAAAGCTGCCCAA GGATACTTTTATCTACGAGTATGTTGGAGACGTGGTGAATCCGGTATCTTTCAAGAAGCGCATGCGTGAATATGCAGAGGAAGGAATTCGGCACTTCTATTTTATGATGCTACAGAAGGATGAG TTCATCGATGCAACCAAGAGCGGTGGCATCGGGCGGTTTGCCAACCACAGCTGCAACCCGAATTGCTATGTAGCTAAATGGACGGTGGGGGAACATGTGCGAATGGGGATCTTTGCGAAGCGCGACATCGAGCGTCACGAAGAGCTGACATTCAATTACAATGTCGATCGTTATGG CCATCAAGCACAGGAATGTTTCTGCGGCGAGCCCATGTGCGTTGGCTATATTGGTGGGAAGACGCAAACCGATAGCGATATTGTTACAATGGATGATCTCTACCTTGATGCTCTTGGAATTACGGATGAACAGGATCTCATAGAGCTGAAGGgaaccaagaagaagaagggcaaGAAAATCGATGATCCTGACTTCATG CCAACGCTGAAACCTGTCACCGAGAAGGAAGTTCCCAAAGTTGTCCAGGCCATTCGTCAGACAACCAGTCGCAAGGTGCTTTCAAAGCTCTTGTCGAGGATCAAGGCATGTTTCTCA ATGACAGAAGATCAAGCAGCTCTTCGTCAGATAATGCGATTACGTGGGTATAGTCTCATGACAAACGTCCTGGAAGACCACTCGGAAGATATGGAATTGATCACGCTGGTATGCTCACCA GCATTGGAGTGTATGAAGACATGGCCTTTGGTCAATCGAAACAAGGTCCAGGATTCTAAAGTGCATGTCCCCGTCGAGGCTTGCGCCGCTTTGGAAAACGAAGTTGTGAAAACATTGGCTCAAGCT CCTTCCATCCGCTATGACCTCCTTATACCAGCGAAACGCACTCCCGCTCCTGACCTCTCACCCAGTAATgttgagaagaaggagaaaaagaagacagaTTATGTGATTTACAAAAAACTTCTTGAACCTGTCGTGGAGCCCAAACCCGCTCCTGTGCGTAAGCGGTTCGATGCGCCCGATTGGCGGTTAGCACCACCAGAAAAGAAACCGCGGCTACCAACAGCTGAGGACCTGGCTTTGGAGGAAGCCATAAAGCAACGCCAGATAGAGAGGAACAAGCAGTACATTCTGGAGCTGAAGGCGAAGAACGATTCGATTAAGGCGATTATTGCGTCTGCTGCTGAGGAGAAAGCGGCGGCTGAAGCTGCGCtggttgctgctgctgccgagGAGAAGGCGAAGGCCGAGGCTGCAGCTGAGAAGGCGGCGcggaggaaggagagggcGGAAAGGAAGGTGTCAATGACAGCGGAGGATAAAGAGGCCATGAAGGAGAAGCGGTTGATGAAACTGGTGGGAGCTGTTGTGGTCAAGTGCATGTCGAAACATTCCAAGTCGTTCGACCGCGATTCCTTCAAGAAACACGCGAAAGAT TTAACACAAATCATCagtgagaaagagaaaaagtcGTCGAGctacaaagaaaacaaactgGATGCTTTGTCAGACGAAAAAGTGGTGAAGATCAAAAAGTTCGCAAAGGAGTATATTCACAAGATCATCCGAAAACTCGAGAAACAAAACAAACCGCActcgtcgtcgacgtcgacagCACACGACACGCCATCTACCTCAACGCACACACCGAACTCACACGACGGCGACCGACACAGTTTCGCAGTACCAGTATCAGTCGAGGAAGCGATGGAAATGGACATTGACAgcgaagacgatgaggataTGGAAGTGGCGGAGGGGGCACGTTCGCGGGAACATTCTGGGCCAATGACACCGCCAGGGCCACCGCCAACATGGGctgacgaggaagacgacgatgactcTCATCACCCTTTAGCAGGTCGGCGCGGTCCTATGACACCGCCGGGGCGGCCAAGTTATCTGGACGAGGAGGGTGAGCGGGACGAGTCGCTTTCTGCTCGGATATCTTCTCGGCGTAAGGCTGTGTCCCCGCCAGGGCGGTCAGCTTCAAGTTGGGCGCTGGACGAGGATGTATCGATGGCGGACGCGCGGTACCCTGGCTCGATCACGATGGACCCACGTCGACACCTTCCCCCGCCTACTACCACCAGCAGAAGTTAG